One Augochlora pura isolate Apur16 unplaced genomic scaffold, APUR_v2.2.1 APUR_unplaced_8989, whole genome shotgun sequence genomic window, ACATGAGGATGTGGACACCCGACCACTTTATGTTCTCTAAACCAATCTGCACTTAATGGACCCAAAAGTCCTAATGGTACCATACTTTGCTTTGAGTAGAAAATGTAGTCTATTATTCCTTTGAAATCGAATCTGTGAAATTCAAGATTatgcaacataatattatataaatgaacgCACATCCTGTTTATCATTGTAAAACTTACGTATAATTAGTATAGGGCATGATGTCTTCACTATAGGCAGATGCAAGTTTAAAAGAGTGGGTGAATTCATTAGGTTTGTCGCAACCAGAGATCTTTTGTAAGCATGATTTATAAGCTAAGTCTTTAAAGTCACGGTGATCGGCCGCTACTCGTCCGGATGTAAGAAATTCGATTACTCCTgttttggaaataaatatatacgtttgtttaaaatcgtttaatattaatcttagTTACATTCTTGTTTCGCCATGTTAAGCTACCACACATATAATTAGCACCATTGTGTTACTTAGTTGtctatgtatatttacatGTTATACAGAATGTATATTACATTTGTCAATACAttcttaacaaaatttaaataaatcgtgtTAATAACAAAAACCAGATCGTATCTACATAACTGAAATTAGAGTGCTAAAGCATATGGGAGCatcttaacataaaatattatcatgagaatatgtttataatattttaccagAATCAGGTAAGGAATTGAAGTCACCACAAAGTAATAGTTGAACATTGGAAGAGTCAGGCTTGTGGCCAAGTCTGAAAGACTGGCCAGCTTGGTCCAATATGGAACGTAATTCATTGCTGAGCATCattgtttgaattaatttaacatcaCAAAATTCTGGATCCCAGTGGATGTGTGCTGTACATACTAAAATTGGTTGTTGAACTTGTGCTGGATCAGATGGCAGGCCtacaaaaatgaattgaaaaaggtattatatttataagtattacagtaaaataaataggtTATCAAAAGTGTTataagttttaaaattttcttgctCTTATTATCTGTTATTGTAC contains:
- the Twin gene encoding CCR4-NOT transcription complex subunit 6-like twin — translated: MMLSNELRSILDQAGQSFRLGHKPDSSNVQLLLCGDFNSLPDSGVIEFLTSGRVAADHRDFKDLAYKSCLQKISGCDKPNEFTHSFKLASAYSEDIMPYTNYTFDFKGIIDYIFYSKQSMVPLGLLGPLSADWFREHKVVGCPHP